The window GCAAGCCTCGTTCCAGTCCCTAACGTCCCTTCCGGGACTCAGGGTCGAGGAACGTCGTTAAGTCTAGTTCGTTATCTGCAATTCGCAAAAAGCAAACTATACCGATAAAACAATGAACCTTGACTTTGTTAACAAAAGAATAGAATTCACAAGAAAAGAATTAATAAATCTACAGCAGTGGAATCCATTTATTCCGGGTTACAATGGTGATAACTCTCAAACATATCAAAATTTAATTTTTCCGATTGTCTCAAAAATATGTGAAATTCATAATTTGAAAATACGTAATGATGACGGAGGTTTTGGTAATACTTTTGCAGCAGTTTTTTTTCATTCCAATGATATTCATATTGGGCCAAATGAGGGTTATACGATAATGTTTAACTTATATACGCCAATAGCCGCCTTCAGCAAGGATACAATTATCATCAGAAATGATTTTTGGACTCATCCCAATATCTATCAACCAACTGAATTAATTGACTCAAACAATTACGATAATGAATTTGAAAAATCAGTTCTAGAAATACTTGAATCAAATGGAACATATGTATTAACAGTGAAAAATGCATTAGAACTTTTACCAGATGATATCATCCCTTATGAATATTGCTCAACCGATGAACCTTGGAATAAACTATTCAATCTTTTATTCTCAAGCACTGACTAATTTTAAGGTCACGAACTGCACATAACAGCGACTTAACGCTTCGCCTCGGGACTTACGCCCTCGCTCGGTCTACGACACATTCCCCTCTGGAACTTCTCTTGCCTCCGCAAGCGGCGTTCCAGTCCCTAACGTCCCTTCCGGGACTCAGGGTCGGGGAACGTCGTTAAGTCTAGTTCGTTATGCGTAATGACCTAAATGTATCCCAGGAAAGGGAAAAAATCTAATAGAAAATAGCTTTTTTCTAATCTCATTTTGCTTCAAAAATCCAGAAAACTAAACTTGACTTATGCATATACTGGCATAATCTTATGCATAAGATGAGAACAACAATTGATATTCCAGAAGAACTAGTTTTAGAGGCAATGAAGCTTACTCATATAAAAACTAAAACTGATGTAATTAAAGAAGGATTAAATACTCTAATTAGGAAAGAGAAACTAAAAAGTTTGAAAAATTTCAAAGGATCGATTGACCTTGAAGTAAATTTAAATGATTTAAGAAAAAGATGAATCAAGTTTTATTAGATTCATCCGTTTGGATCGAATATTTCAGAAATTCGAATTCCCAAATATCTTCCGAAGTTGATAAATTAATTGATCTTGGGAATATTTATACAAATGAATTAATTCTGACAGAATTAATTCCCTTTCTTAAATTAAAAAAGCAATCACAACTTATTCAAATTATGGAATCTCTTGAATCCTTTGAGATGCTCATAGATTGGAAGCAAATTATTGAATTCCAAACTACAAATCTCAAAAATGGTATCAATAAAATCGGAATACCAGATTTGCTTATCTTACAAAATGCAATCCAAAATGAAAGTATTCTATTTACTTTGGATAAGCATTTTAAGCTAATGAGCAAAATTCATAAATTAAAACTCTATAACTAGGTCACTACGCATAACAGCGACTTAACGCTTCGCCTCGGGACAAGCCCTCGCTCGGTCTGCGACACATTCCCCTCTGGAACTCCTCTTGCCTACGCAAGCCTCGTTCCAGTCCCTAACGTCCCCTCCAGGGACTCAGGGTCGGGGAACGTCGTTAAGTCTAGTTCGTTATCTGCAATCGCCTTTACATTTTAACTCACAAAAGGAAATTACATGAGTAAATTAAAAATATTAGCAATTTCGATACTTATAGCCGCTTGTTCATCGGTTCCAGAAGAAAAACCTGTGAACCCAAATTTAGATGATCTAGACAAAGTTGCAAAAGAACTTAAGGAACAACTAGTTCTTAATTATAAATTCATTGATAAGAAACCGCTCGCAATTGCCTCCTTCGTTCGAAATGATCTTTCTAAGCCTTCGGCAAAATATGCCTCCGCTATTCCAAAACTCGGGATTTATTTAGCTAATTCCTTGCAGAATGAAATGTTCCTACCAGATAACTTTGAATTAATTGAAAGACAAAGAATTGATGGAATTCTCGAAGAAATAAATTACGGAAAACTTGGATTAAATGAACAAGCTGCTCTTGATACAATCAAGTTAACAGGAGCGGAATTACTGCTACTTGGTACAATTCAAAAACGAGAATCGTCGATGCGCTTTGATGCCAGAATTGTTTCCATCTCAGATGGAAAAATTTTGTCTGTCGGAACGTCAGTAATTGCTTTGAGTAGCTATTTAAATCGTCTTTACGGTGATTATCCAGAAAAACAACAAGACTATTCGGAAACAATATATGCTAATGGTGGTTGGCAAGTTGTAAACACATTCCTAGAGTCTGGTTCAACCTATGTAATAGAATATAGTGGTGAATGGAGTATGACGAATAATCGCAGATCGATTAATTACCAAGGATCAGATTCAAATCCATCAAGTTGGGGGGACTATCGCCTTTATTCAAATTTTAATCATGGCCAACTACTATGCAGACTAAAAGATAACCCAAATTTAATAATTTCACCCGGTAAATACAATATTAAACAAGGAAGTTTTATGGAATGTCGAATTAATGATACTGACCTCGGGAATAATGAAGGTTATATGATAGTAAAAATAAAGTATCAAAACGACTAAAAGGCGACTGCAGATAACAGCGACTTAACGCTTCGCCTCGGGACTAGCGCCCTCGCTCGGTCTGCGACACATTCCCCTCTGGCACTCCTCTTGCCGTCGCAAGCGTCGTTCCAGTCCCTAACGTCCCCTTCAGGGACTCAGGGTCGGGGAACGTCGTTAAGTCTAGTTCGTTATGCGAAATTGCTAAGTATCTATGTTTAAAAAGATAAAAAAATTACTAATATTTCTAACTCTGATCTCACTTATTCTACTATTCTTTTTCGAAATTAAAGAAAAGGCAAATTCACAGGAATATCAAAAACTAACACTACCTCTTCAAATTTCTCAAGACTGCCCAATTACTAATAAATTTATTTATCCAAGTAAGATCGAAATTAAAGAAAATAACACAATTTCAAAGCAAATTATTATTCAGTGCAAAACCACAAAATTATTCTTAATTCAAGATTTAGCGCATGTTGAGCATACATATTTAAAATTCGGTGATGAGATTATTACTATACAAAAACTAAAAACCGATAAATTAGGATATAATCTATTAACTGTTTTAGCTGCTATTGACAATATATTCATATTAACAGAATTCAACGGAATTTTGTTATCTGAATTACGAGGCACACCTCCAAAAGATGAATTACTTTTGCTAGATTGGAAAACTGGAATTATTATTAGGATTTAATACTTTTAGATAGACCATTCATACAAAACAGAAGGCTATTCCTTAGTTAAATCAACTTTACTAAAAATTTACAAGCACAAGCAAAATTTATATACTTAGGATCATATATTTACAAAAACTTTTATATAGATACGCAACTTCGCATAACAGCGACTTAACGCTTCGTTTCGGGACTTGCGCCCTCACTCGGTCTGCGACACATTCCCCTCTGGAACTTCTCTTGCCTCCGCAAGCGTCGTTCCAGTCCCTAACGTCCCTTCCAGGGACTCAGGGCCGGGGAACGTCGTTAAGTCTAGTTCGTTATACGCAAGCCAGAAAAAATGAAAATTAAAGATTTTACTAAATTATTTAAGGAACTTACAAAGGATTTAGAAGTGAATATAATTAAAGAATCAGGCTTAAAAATCGCTTTTAAAATATTTTTAGATTTAGAAAAGCCAAACAAAACATCTAGGACTAAATTTATAAAAGATTTTCTAAAAGGGTTTAATAACCGCGCAAGTGTCCGAATAAGCAATAAATCTAGCGTTAAACCAGATAAAATTGTAGATATAATTATACACAGCAGATTACCGAATCTAAGTAATGAGGAAATTTCTTTGATTTCCTCCGGTCATAGAGTCGCAATGAGCGCTGAAAATATATTGGGACATATGTTGGAAGAGTATATACACATGAATGTTTTAGAACATGGCTGGACCTGTTGTTGGGGTAACGTAATGAAATCAATTGACTTCGTTTCATCCAAAGGAATACTTCTTCAAGTTAAGAATAGAAGTAATAGCGAAAATAGTTCTAGTTCAAAAATTAGAGTCGGAACGGAGATTATTAAATGGCATCGAATAGATGCAAATACTGGAACAACCTATTGGGAAAAATTAAACGAATTAATTGGTAATAAAACTCAAATGTCAGAAAAAGAATTTTCGACTTTTGTTAAAAAGGTCGTTAAAAAGAATCCAAACTCAATATTCATTGAGAAGGATTCTGACTTATGGAAAGATTAATTGAAGAGTGTTAATTCATTTTCCGCTTTAGATTTCACTTTTTTAAAGCTCATATGATCAGTCCCTTTGTAGCGTGAGAAATTAAAATCTTTGTAATCGTTTTTCTCACTTGCTCCTTCAATTAGATTTAATATACATTTAGCAATAGCATAACCTAAACTTCGTGGTACTGCATTGCCGATTTGCTTGTATTGGCTCAAGATTGTTCCAAATATTTTATAATCATCAGGAAATTCC is drawn from Leptospira brenneri and contains these coding sequences:
- a CDS encoding FlgO family outer membrane protein, which translates into the protein MSKLKILAISILIAACSSVPEEKPVNPNLDDLDKVAKELKEQLVLNYKFIDKKPLAIASFVRNDLSKPSAKYASAIPKLGIYLANSLQNEMFLPDNFELIERQRIDGILEEINYGKLGLNEQAALDTIKLTGAELLLLGTIQKRESSMRFDARIVSISDGKILSVGTSVIALSSYLNRLYGDYPEKQQDYSETIYANGGWQVVNTFLESGSTYVIEYSGEWSMTNNRRSINYQGSDSNPSSWGDYRLYSNFNHGQLLCRLKDNPNLIISPGKYNIKQGSFMECRINDTDLGNNEGYMIVKIKYQND
- a CDS encoding PIN domain-containing protein produces the protein MNQVLLDSSVWIEYFRNSNSQISSEVDKLIDLGNIYTNELILTELIPFLKLKKQSQLIQIMESLESFEMLIDWKQIIEFQTTNLKNGINKIGIPDLLILQNAIQNESILFTLDKHFKLMSKIHKLKLYN
- a CDS encoding type II toxin-antitoxin system VapB family antitoxin, with product MHKMRTTIDIPEELVLEAMKLTHIKTKTDVIKEGLNTLIRKEKLKSLKNFKGSIDLEVNLNDLRKR
- a CDS encoding SinI family restriction endonuclease; translation: MKIKDFTKLFKELTKDLEVNIIKESGLKIAFKIFLDLEKPNKTSRTKFIKDFLKGFNNRASVRISNKSSVKPDKIVDIIIHSRLPNLSNEEISLISSGHRVAMSAENILGHMLEEYIHMNVLEHGWTCCWGNVMKSIDFVSSKGILLQVKNRSNSENSSSSKIRVGTEIIKWHRIDANTGTTYWEKLNELIGNKTQMSEKEFSTFVKKVVKKNPNSIFIEKDSDLWKD